A segment of the Chlamydiales bacterium genome:
GCTCTCTTGAAGGTGTGAAAATTTTATTTGAAACCACCCCAGGCCTCACTCCTGATATGCGCGAAAAAGCCCTCCACAAGAGAGCTCCCTGATCGAGCGGAAGCGAGATCCCTGGACTGCGGCGCTCTGCGCCGCCCTAATTCAAGAGTAAAAAACAGGATCCGCTTCGCTAGCAGGATCGCCACCTAGCCAGGGGCTAGGGGCGGCAGGATTTTCCGGATTTCCCCATCCTGCCGGCGAGGCGAGCGCCGATCCTGCTAGCGAAGCGGATCTTGTTATTTTTTTCTTTAAAATCTTCGGCACGTACTCCTGACGAGACGTCGCCAGGTCGACGTCGAGAAAAGCGGCGCCGAGTCGCCGCACTCCAAAAAAGAGCCTCGAAGTAGGTGTATTAAATAATTTAGTTTGCCATGAGATATGTGAAAAATGTTAAAATCTCTCCTTCAAACATATAGGAGATTCACATGACTACCTCTTTACCTCCAGTTCACGGTCAGAAGCCAGCAGCTATTGCTGCTGATGGCAAATCTATCGATACGAAAGGCTCCGGCTCGAGAGCGCCTCAGCCAGACACGCTAACTCCTCATCCGGATCATGAAACGGGAGCCTCATGCTTTGGATACATCGAAGCGTGCTGCTGCAATATTTTTACTTATATCGCTGGTCTTGCGATCTCTGCATACGACTGGATCTGCGAAATGTGCGGCTGCGCACCTGCCAAAGAAGTGTCAGACCCTTATGCTGATCTCACCCTAGAGCAGCTTACTGCGAAGAGATGGAGTCGCATTGACGCTATAGTTGACGAATGGGAGACAGGTAAAGTTTTTGACCAACTTCTTAGAGGAATGCCGCTTCCTTGCAAACTTTGTACACTTGTAAGACTTACTAAGCATGAATTTCAGAACCATTCTGCGCCACACATGTTCCATCATACCTTTTCTAGTTCGGAAGAAATTCGGACGTGCGATTTCAACTTAAAAGACACATTTTCTAGCAATAAGGCATCACTCGAAGGAGCACTTACCACACTTAAAAAGGCTTCTGGGGATAGAGAGATTGGCGGAGCTCTATTAGCTGTCATAGTAAGCCACAAGCTTGGCAATGGGAAGTGGCAAGTCAACTACGCAGCAAAGATGATTGATGCAAATGGAAAAACAACCCTTAACCAATCTTTTATTTCTCACGCAGAAGGCGATGAATTTGTCCTTGACGATCTCTTATTTAAATCACTTGGGATTCCCAAGAGGAACGAGGCCACAGTCCAAGTTGCCCTGCATTAGAAAACAACTTAAACAGAATTAGGAGATACACATGTCTAATCACATAGATCCACTTTCTGGCGCTTCATCAGCTGCTTTTGTTGCCGCTTCTGAAAGCAAAAGAGCGCATCCAAAGCGTGCAGGTTCACGCGAGCCTCAGCCAGACACTCTACGCCCTCATCCGGACCATGAAGCGGAAGCCTCATGCTTTGGATACATTGAAGAGTGCTGCTGCAATATATTTCTCTACTTTGCAGGGCTTGCGATTTCGGCATACGACTGGATCTGCGAGTCTCTCTCGGGAAAAAATGCTTTTGAGAAAGAGTTTGATGATCTGGCCAAAAATCTCCCCTTCCTTGAAGAGATGCCCTTCCCTTGCAAAATCTTCATCGTAGCTAATCCTCAATTGGGCGGTGGGCCTCTGGTCGCGACTTGGCTTCTTAATAGCCGAGATGGCTGCGCAGAGAACCTTCGCGAGGTCTATAGTCGTTTAAAGGCAAAAGCAGGCGAAGATGGCGACATGGGACACCTAGACTTAAGGGTTTCTGCTTGCCACCAGAGAGAAGACACCTCTCGAGTCTTCTCCTACTCACGCAAAATAATATCTGCTAAAGGCATAGGGGCCAATCCTGAAAACGTCTTTCTACCGAATACTGGAAAAGGTGATGTCATCAGGTTTTTCGAACGTTTATCCTACCTCCCCAAAGAGACGATCGCTCAGGCTGTCCATGATAGACCCTCCGGGGCGCAGGTAGTTCTCGATCGAGTGATTACACCTCATGACAGCGGAAAACCCATCTACCTTTCTACCTTAAGGTAAACTGAGCTACAACGCGGCGTGCGACCTTATTTTTTAAGAGTAAAAAAACAGGATCCGCTTCGCTAGAAGGATCTTCCGGATTTTCCGATCCTGCCCATCCTGTTAAATAAAATTTTAACAAATTAGGGCGGCGCAGAGCGCCGCAGTCCAGGGATCTCGCTGCGCTCAATCAAAGAAAGAGATGTATTAAATAATTTAGTTTGCCATGAGATATGTGAAAAATGTTAAAATCTCTCCTTCAAACATATAGGAGATCCACATGTCTACCCCTTTAAGTCCAGTTCACGGTCAGAAGCCAGCAGCTATTGCTGCTGATGGCAAATCTATCGATGCGAAGGGCTCTAGCTGCCCAAGCTCGCCTCAGCCAGACACTCTACGCCCTCATCCGGATCATGAAGCGGAAGCCTCATGCTTTGGATACATTGAAGAGTGCTGCTGCGGCATCTTTACCTACATCGCTGGGCTTGCAATCTCTGCGTATGAGTGGGTCTGCAGTGCGATCGCTGGGAAGAGCGCGATTGAGAGCGAGTTTGATGATCTGGCCAAAAATCTCCCCTTCCTTCAAAACATGGGCGTTCCCTGCAAAATTTTCATCGCAGCTAAATCCTCCCTGAACGACGAGCCCCTGGTCGTATCCTGGCTTCTTACTGGTCGAGATGGCCGAGCCATCTGCGCGGAGAATCTCCGCGAGGTCTATACTCGTTTACTGGAGGAAAAAGGAGATGAGCGTGGCTCTCTCGGAGATTTCCATCTAGCTCTTACCGCTTGCCACCAGAAAGAAGACGGCTCTTTTACCTTCTACTACTCAGACAAAAAAATATCTGCAAGCGGAATAGCCTCTGATCGTCTAGACAACTTTTTGAGAAATACAACAGAATCTGATGCAGCTTGGTATTTTCAATACATGCGCCCCCTCGCTCAGTGGATGATCCCTCATGCTATTCATAAGAGACCTTCTGATGCGCAGGTAGTTCTCGATCGAGTGATCACACCTCATGACAGCGGAAAGCCCGTCTATTTGAGTGAAAGAACGCCTTCCTCTTCGGCTTAGGGATAAAGGTCTTAGAGGCTATCTATTCAGCTTCAAACTGGGCTGCGGTACGAGCCCCTGCCGCGTTCTGGATCATGGTCCCCTCTGTAAAACTATTAAATGAGAGGACGTGGAGCGGGAGGCTGTTCTTCTGAGCGAGAAGAATGGCTCTTTCATGCAGCACTTTTGCCCCCTTCTGGACGATCTCGAGCGCCTCCGGGTAGCTGAGTGTGGAGAAGAGCTGGGCCTCAGGATTCTTCTTGGGATCCTCTGAACAGATCCCCTGGACATCCTTATAAAATTCAACCTTTTCAGCGCCAAGGGCGATCGCAAGCGCTACAGCTGAGGTGTCGGAGCCCCCTCTTCCGAGGGTTGTGATCTCCCCCTCTCTACTCACCCCCTGAAAGCCGGCGACGATGACGATCTTTCCTGTCGAGAGGTGGGGAAGGAGCCTAAACGGGCGCACCTCGATGATCTTGGCATCGTTGTGCTGAGAGCTGGTGATGATGCCCGACTGGCTGCCGGTGAAGGAGATCGCCTCCTTATTTTTGGCGGAAAGGGCCATGGCCAGAAGAGAGATGCTGATCCTCTCTCCGACAGAGATGAGCATGTCGAGCTCTCGTCTGGGAGGGGTAGGATTCACTTTTTTGGCGAGTGCGATGAGCTGATCGGTACTATCTCCCATTGCGCTGACGACGACGACGATGCTGGAGTAGGAGTGGGAGCGACTTAAAATTAGGTCAGCTATTTTCGAGAAGTGCTCAGCTGTAGCAACGGCCGCTCCTCCAAATTTCATCACAAGAGTTTTCATAGAAATTTTTTTACCAAAAAAATTAGTCACCTAAGAGAATTTATTAAAACTTCATGGAAGATGCAATGGGTAATTTCAGAGTCACTCGTTGGCCTGCTTTTTAAGTATGTTCTGCGAAGTGACTTTGAACTCTGTGAAAAAATCCTTCAAAAATCATCACTTTAGAATATTGGGATAGGTTCTTGCTTTTATAACTAATCTTTTGTTAAGATTCCCCGGTGAATGTATTCTGTCTCTCTTTCGACGAATTCTCCCCCTAACGACATTCGACGGAATCGCGATTGGCAGATGAATTTTTATAAACCCTAGGAGAAACCTTTAACATGTCCAAAAACTCACAATACGACTGGAACACAAGCAATATCATCGATGATGTTGAATTCCACGAAGAAGATGCAAAACAGTTCAAAAAGCTACTAGATCGAAAAGAAGAGAGCGCAAGCGAAGGCTCTGTTTCTTCAATGAGTTCTGGGCAGATCTTAAAAGGTAGAATCGTCGAGCTTACAAAAGACTTCGTCGTCGTCGACGTAGGTCTGAAGTCTGAAGGTCTCGTGCCGATGAATGAGTTTATCGATCCGGCTGAGATCGTTCTTGGAAATGAAGTTGAAGTGCTTCTCGATCAGGCTGAAGGCTCTGACGGTCAGATCGTCCTCTCTCGCGAAAAAGCGCGCAGATTAAGACAGTGGGAGCATATCGTCCACCACTGCACAGAGGGCTCTATCGTTAAAGGTAAGGTCATGCGCAAGGTTAAAGGCGGCCTGATGGTTGACATCGGCATGGAAGCCTTCCTACCTGGCTCGCAGATCGACAACAAGCGCATCAAGAATCTCGATGAGTATGTCGACCAAGTATTTGATTTCAAAATCCTCAAAATCAATACAGAGCGCAAAAACATCGTCGTTTCACGCAGAGAGCTTCTCGAAGAAGAGCGCATCTCTCGTAAAGCTGAGATGCTCGAGAACATCAACGAAGGCGAAGTCCGCATCGGCGTAGTGAAGAACATCACCGACTTCGGCGTCTTCTTGGATCTCGATGGCATCGACGGCCTCCTCCACATCACAGACATGACATGGAAGAGAATCAAGCACCCATCTGAGATGGTCCACCTCGGTCAAGAGCTGGAAGTGATGATTCTCCACATCGACAGAGAGAAGGGAAGAGTGGCTCTCGGCATGAAGCAGAAAGAGTCCAATCCTTGGGAAGAGATCGAACAGCGCTATCCTCCTGGCACACGCGTTCGCGGCAAGATCGTCAACCTAGTTCCTTACGGCGCGTTCATTGAGATCGAGCCAGGGATCGAAGGGCTGATCCACGTCTCCGAGATGTCTTGGGTGAAAAACGTCTCCGATCCTACAGAAGTTGTAAAGAAGGGCGACGAAGTAGAAGCTCTTGTTCTCTCTGTACAGAAAGAAGAAGGCAAGATCTCTCTCGGCATTAAACAGACAGAGAAGAACCCTTGGGAAGATGTCGACCAGAAATACCCGATCGGCAGCAGCGTTCAAGTCGAGATCCGGAATCTCACTAACTATGGCGCTTTTGTTGAGCTCGAGCCTGGAATCGATGGCCTTATCCACATTTCAGATCTAAGCTGGATCAAAAAGGTTTCTCACCCTTCTGAAGTCTTCAAAAAAGGTGATAAAGTTGATGCAGTGATTCTCTCTGTTGATAAAGAGAGCAAGAAGATCACTTTAGGTGTGAAACAACTCAGCCAGAATCCTTGGGAGAGCATCGAAAGGACTATGCCTGTTGGCTCCCTCGTAAAAGGCGTTGTAACAAAGATCACAGCATTTGGCGCTTTCGTCGAGCTGGATAACGGGATTGAGGCTCTTGTGCACGTCACAGAGATCTCCGATCAGCCGTTCGGCAAAGTCGAAGAGGTGATCCAGAAAGGTGCTGAAGTCACAGCGAAGGTGATCAAACTGGATCCTGAGCACAAGAAGATTGCGCTCTCGATTAAAGAGTATCTCGTCGACAAGAACGAGTTCAGCCGCGATGACATTGTCGTCGGTGCTGCTAAGCCTCGCGCTAAAAAGAAGAAGAAAACCGAAGAAGAGAAATCAGAGTAGGTTTCAAATAAAACTTGAGGAAGCTTAAAGCTTCCTCACTATCCAAAAACTTAAGGGGGCGCTGAAAAGCGTCCTCTGCCTCACAAAGGTGCAAATTGCAGCTTAAGAGGATAGGGAGAAAGTTGGGTTAAAGAATGAATAAAGATCTCGTCGCAATCTTTGAGTATTTAGAAAGAGAAAAAGGAATAAAAAGAGATGTCATCATCTCTGCTATTGAAGAGTCTCTTCGTGCTGCTGCACGTAAAAGCATAAAAGGGCACATCAATGTCTCCGTACAGATCAATTCTAAGACGGGAAATATCGATGTCATCGCTCAGAAAGAGGTCGTTGACAAGGTCACGATTCCCGAAGAGGAGATCACTCTCGAAGATGCAAAAGTTTTAAACCCAGATGCTGAGATTGGTCAGTGGGTTGACATCACAATCACTCCGCAGGACTTTGGAAGAGTTGCAGCGCAGACAGCGCGTCAAGTCATCTCCCAAAAGCTGCGCGGCGCTGAAAGAGATGTGATCTACGAAGAGTACCGCCATAGAGTCCATGAGATCGTCTCTGGTTCTGTGAAGAGGGTCATTCGTGGAGCAACTCTCATCGTCGACCTAGGCAAGGTTGAGGCTGTGATGCCCGACCGCTTCTATCCGAAGACTGAGAAGTATAACGTGGGCGATAGAGTGCAAGCACTTCTTTGGGAAGTGCGCGATACCGAGAGTGGCGGCGCAGAGGTTATCCTCTCCAGAAGCCATCCAGAGTTTGCGATGCAGCTCTTCGTTCAAGAGGTTCCCGAGCTTAATGATGGCACAATCGTCATCGAGCGCATTGTGCGAGATGCGGGCTATCGCACGAAGCTAGCTGTCCGCTCACTCGATCCTAAAGTGGATCCAGTAGGGGCGTGTGTTGGCGTTCGTGGAACTCGCGTGAAGAACATCATCCGCGAATTGAACAACGAAAAGATCGATATCTTCCCCTTTGCAGACGATCCTGTTCAGCTGCTTCAGAACGCGCTCAACCCTATTGAGATCAAGAAGATCAACGTCAGCGAAGATGGATCTGTCATCTCGATTGTAGTAGAAGATGAGAACTATCCTAATGTTCTCGGAAAGCGCGGCATGAATGCTCGTCTCAATGGCCAGCTGGTCGGAGTAGAGCTGGAAGTCCAGAAGATGAGCGAATACCAGAGAGCGATGACAATTGAGCGAGCTGAACTCGCTGCAATGGAAGATCCTACTCTGGATGAGCCGCTTAAAGTTGAAGGAATCAGTTCAATGATCGTACAGAGTCTTGTCGGAGCAGGTTTCGATACGCGCCGTAAACTTCTCGTGGCTACGCCGCAGGAGCTCGCTGCCGCATCTGAGATTAGCGTAGACATGGCCGATAAGATTTTAGAACAAATACGTAAAAAAGTCGGACGCTCGTAAGTGCGAGCAGAGTAGCTTTTTAAACAGTGAGGAGAGGACCGTTGGCCAAAAACCTAAAGCTTAACATCAAAAATGCGCAACTTGCAGAAGCCTTGAATCTGGGTAAGGCCAAAAAGCCCGCTGCCCCGAAGAAAAAGGAAGTTGAGCCAGTGGCGCCTCCTCCTGCTCCTCCTATTGAAGAGCAGCCTCGCAAAGAAGAGATCGTAGCTCAAGAGAGAGCGGCTCCTGAAGTGAAGCCTGAACCTCCTAAAAAAGAGCCGGCAAAAGCTGCTAAAGAGCCTCTAGAAGAAATAGATGACAGGCCTCCTCCTCCACCGCGAGAAGAGAAGCCGGTGAAACTGGGCCCTGTAGAGCCTAGAGAGAGACAGCCCTACGTGCCTCGTCAGAGTAGCGGAGACGAGAGACCTGCATTTAGACGCCCCTCACCATCCTATCCTTCTCAAGGCGCAGCTCCTGGTGGAGGAAGACCTCCCTATCAGCCTCGTCCACCTTTTCGTCCCTCTTATCCTCCACGTCCAGGAGCACCATCTGGCGGAGGCTACCCTCCACGCACAGGTGGCCCCTCTACTGGCGGCTATCCTCCTCGCACTGGTGGTCCATCTGGTGGCTACCCTCCACGCACAGGCGGTCCATCTACCGGCTATCCTCCACGTACTGGAGGGGGCTATCCTCCTCGCACTGGTGGTCCTGGAGGCTATGGAGCACCGAGACGACCTAC
Coding sequences within it:
- a CDS encoding aspartate kinase, encoding MKFGGAAVATAEHFSKIADLILSRSHSYSSIVVVVSAMGDSTDQLIALAKKVNPTPPRRELDMLISVGERISISLLAMALSAKNKEAISFTGSQSGIITSSQHNDAKIIEVRPFRLLPHLSTGKIVIVAGFQGVSREGEITTLGRGGSDTSAVALAIALGAEKVEFYKDVQGICSEDPKKNPEAQLFSTLSYPEALEIVQKGAKVLHERAILLAQKNSLPLHVLSFNSFTEGTMIQNAAGARTAAQFEAE
- the rpsA gene encoding 30S ribosomal protein S1, producing MSKNSQYDWNTSNIIDDVEFHEEDAKQFKKLLDRKEESASEGSVSSMSSGQILKGRIVELTKDFVVVDVGLKSEGLVPMNEFIDPAEIVLGNEVEVLLDQAEGSDGQIVLSREKARRLRQWEHIVHHCTEGSIVKGKVMRKVKGGLMVDIGMEAFLPGSQIDNKRIKNLDEYVDQVFDFKILKINTERKNIVVSRRELLEEERISRKAEMLENINEGEVRIGVVKNITDFGVFLDLDGIDGLLHITDMTWKRIKHPSEMVHLGQELEVMILHIDREKGRVALGMKQKESNPWEEIEQRYPPGTRVRGKIVNLVPYGAFIEIEPGIEGLIHVSEMSWVKNVSDPTEVVKKGDEVEALVLSVQKEEGKISLGIKQTEKNPWEDVDQKYPIGSSVQVEIRNLTNYGAFVELEPGIDGLIHISDLSWIKKVSHPSEVFKKGDKVDAVILSVDKESKKITLGVKQLSQNPWESIERTMPVGSLVKGVVTKITAFGAFVELDNGIEALVHVTEISDQPFGKVEEVIQKGAEVTAKVIKLDPEHKKIALSIKEYLVDKNEFSRDDIVVGAAKPRAKKKKKTEEEKSE
- the nusA gene encoding transcription termination/antitermination protein NusA, with the translated sequence MNKDLVAIFEYLEREKGIKRDVIISAIEESLRAAARKSIKGHINVSVQINSKTGNIDVIAQKEVVDKVTIPEEEITLEDAKVLNPDAEIGQWVDITITPQDFGRVAAQTARQVISQKLRGAERDVIYEEYRHRVHEIVSGSVKRVIRGATLIVDLGKVEAVMPDRFYPKTEKYNVGDRVQALLWEVRDTESGGAEVILSRSHPEFAMQLFVQEVPELNDGTIVIERIVRDAGYRTKLAVRSLDPKVDPVGACVGVRGTRVKNIIRELNNEKIDIFPFADDPVQLLQNALNPIEIKKINVSEDGSVISIVVEDENYPNVLGKRGMNARLNGQLVGVELEVQKMSEYQRAMTIERAELAAMEDPTLDEPLKVEGISSMIVQSLVGAGFDTRRKLLVATPQELAAASEISVDMADKILEQIRKKVGRS